One Rhodanobacteraceae bacterium DNA segment encodes these proteins:
- a CDS encoding N-formylglutamate amidohydrolase, with product MDSKSRHHIPVFRWHPGSNLHWLVLCDHASNKIPGPLHDLGLSPFDLTRHIACDLGAVDVARRIARALKAPMIEHGISRLVIDPNRSRDDPTLIPEVSDGTLIPGNQGLSEAERDRRWRVYHQPYHRRIDRHLKQMAMTSMVPLVLSIHSFTPMLADTREPRPWSVGVLWRHDPTFAHHLIRELSRDGVVVGDNQPYDGHLAMGHTVDHHAIQRGLPYTMIELRQDQISTPAARAQWAARLYRALMRTSAHFRPRAQHLAPGAWTPETPIGRLPRGRV from the coding sequence ATGGATTCCAAGTCTAGACATCATATTCCCGTGTTTCGCTGGCATCCGGGCAGCAATCTTCACTGGCTGGTGCTGTGTGACCATGCCAGCAACAAGATCCCCGGCCCGCTGCATGATCTGGGGCTCAGCCCCTTCGATCTCACACGGCACATTGCCTGCGATCTGGGCGCGGTGGACGTGGCACGGCGGATTGCCAGAGCGCTCAAGGCGCCGATGATCGAGCACGGGATCTCGCGGCTGGTGATCGATCCCAATCGGTCCAGGGACGATCCCACCCTGATACCCGAAGTCAGTGACGGCACCCTGATCCCTGGCAACCAGGGTCTGTCGGAGGCCGAGCGGGATCGGCGCTGGCGCGTCTACCACCAGCCCTATCATCGCCGCATTGATCGCCACCTGAAGCAGATGGCGATGACTTCGATGGTGCCGCTGGTGCTGTCCATCCACAGCTTCACGCCGATGCTCGCCGACACCCGCGAGCCCAGGCCATGGTCGGTGGGCGTGCTCTGGCGCCACGACCCGACCTTCGCTCACCACCTGATCCGCGAGCTGTCTCGGGATGGCGTCGTGGTCGGCGACAATCAGCCCTACGATGGCCATCTGGCCATGGGTCACACGGTGGACCATCACGCCATCCAGCGTGGTCTGCCCTACACCATGATCGAGCTGCGCCAGGACCAGATCAGCACGCCCGCCGCCCGTGCCCAGTGGGCGGCAAGGCTGTATCGCGCGCTGATGCGTACCTCCGCGCATTTCCGACCGCGCGCGCAGCATCTGGCGCCGGGCGCGTGGACACCGGAAACGCCGATAGGCCGTTTGCCTAGGGGCAGGGTTTGA
- a CDS encoding pilin, with protein sequence MSMIHRLFLLFALVLLSSCGGKHDETSSVPSASVEAQEQTFSQNAWLRDRLPADSILYLRLPSPWRALFGPADKATDRMFQSQAYVTAIAKMRTDFAKDPISGEATQPLAGLLYRLGSPIELTTIAAGRMASPAANVYITMILDYPDAAALAETLRQLPQVDSALAFDNEGYTQIALGTSALFLHFDAASKRLSLLGGMFANLDAFKSLRKGIAEAKVEARPELALEREIDAAGHGMVLWADMEALRPILSMGATDEFARMALDQTKRVALGWGTVAGHGRLSLRAEIAGAGWSRYLPQSARSMDIKSAGTTTAAFTMAWPTGADVQRMQKAFAQDAKDEGAAELDEADAKLKEATGLALADWFAPFGPELAVFSDDAGDFAAIRLQDAAAFKKVLDVLQQKLKAKLDVTERGGASIHHLRLPSLMEVGAALGESEAKIPDELWAQLYARAGSHLYWVEEDGWLVLAGVPQPLIDRASLGAGESLGAFVSASGSDPSATFSAAGVIDDATRRTYYAWLGGLVSLADIGGAEVDMVSLPTARELGLPRQTAMGISVDLSAQRIHLDLNYAQHPGEFLGGADGMTTVAVVAVLAAIAIPAYQDFIVRAEVAEGLAQAAALKVAISEHYYSANALPKSAEDIGMELPMSGAGGKVTVDLDAGAILITFNDAAHAKLHESYLYLLPAVNQDGNLSWRCGNALGNTEELLVELEDGIGTDIADRYLPASCRAG encoded by the coding sequence ATGTCCATGATTCATCGACTTTTTCTGCTTTTTGCTCTGGTGTTGCTGAGCTCCTGTGGGGGCAAGCACGACGAGACGTCCAGCGTTCCTTCGGCATCCGTCGAAGCCCAGGAGCAAACGTTTTCGCAGAATGCCTGGCTGCGCGATCGGCTTCCGGCCGACAGCATTCTTTACTTGAGGCTTCCGAGCCCCTGGCGAGCGCTGTTCGGACCTGCCGACAAGGCGACCGACCGGATGTTCCAGAGTCAGGCCTATGTCACCGCGATTGCGAAGATGCGGACGGACTTTGCCAAGGACCCGATTTCCGGTGAGGCGACGCAGCCGCTGGCAGGGCTGCTCTATCGGCTGGGCTCGCCGATTGAACTGACCACAATCGCCGCAGGCCGTATGGCTTCGCCGGCGGCCAACGTCTATATCACGATGATCCTGGATTACCCCGACGCAGCGGCCCTTGCCGAGACCTTGCGGCAACTGCCGCAGGTGGATTCGGCGCTGGCCTTCGACAATGAGGGTTACACGCAGATTGCGCTCGGCACTTCGGCGCTGTTCCTGCATTTCGACGCGGCCAGCAAGCGCCTGTCATTGCTGGGCGGGATGTTTGCCAATCTCGACGCATTCAAGTCACTGCGCAAGGGTATCGCCGAGGCCAAGGTGGAAGCTCGCCCCGAGTTGGCATTGGAGCGCGAGATCGACGCTGCCGGCCACGGCATGGTGTTGTGGGCCGACATGGAGGCCTTGCGCCCCATTCTGAGCATGGGCGCCACCGACGAATTCGCGCGCATGGCGCTGGACCAGACCAAGCGCGTCGCGTTGGGCTGGGGCACGGTGGCAGGGCATGGTCGCTTGAGTTTGCGGGCGGAAATTGCCGGTGCTGGCTGGAGTCGATACCTGCCGCAGTCGGCGCGCTCGATGGACATCAAGTCCGCCGGAACCACCACGGCTGCCTTCACCATGGCCTGGCCCACGGGTGCTGACGTGCAACGCATGCAGAAGGCCTTTGCCCAGGATGCCAAGGACGAAGGCGCCGCCGAGCTGGATGAAGCCGATGCCAAACTCAAGGAAGCGACCGGGCTGGCTTTGGCAGACTGGTTTGCGCCTTTCGGACCGGAACTGGCGGTCTTCAGTGATGACGCCGGCGACTTTGCGGCGATCAGGTTGCAGGATGCCGCCGCCTTCAAGAAGGTGCTGGATGTGCTTCAGCAGAAGCTCAAGGCCAAGCTCGATGTCACTGAGCGCGGTGGTGCCAGCATTCACCATTTGCGCCTGCCGAGCCTGATGGAAGTGGGAGCGGCACTGGGCGAAAGCGAGGCCAAGATTCCTGACGAGTTGTGGGCCCAGTTGTATGCGCGGGCCGGTTCGCACCTGTATTGGGTCGAAGAGGATGGCTGGCTGGTTCTGGCCGGTGTGCCGCAGCCGCTGATCGACCGCGCCAGTCTGGGGGCCGGTGAGTCGCTCGGGGCCTTCGTCAGCGCTTCCGGCAGTGATCCTTCAGCGACTTTCAGCGCTGCCGGCGTCATCGACGACGCCACTCGACGCACCTACTACGCATGGCTTGGCGGGCTGGTATCCCTGGCTGACATCGGCGGTGCCGAGGTCGACATGGTCAGCCTGCCGACCGCGCGCGAACTGGGTCTGCCGCGTCAGACGGCGATGGGTATCAGTGTGGACTTGTCGGCGCAGCGGATTCATCTGGATCTGAACTATGCCCAGCACCCGGGTGAGTTCCTCGGTGGCGCCGATGGGATGACCACGGTCGCCGTAGTGGCAGTGCTGGCGGCCATCGCCATACCCGCCTATCAGGACTTCATCGTCCGAGCCGAGGTCGCCGAGGGTCTGGCCCAGGCCGCAGCGCTGAAGGTAGCGATCTCCGAGCACTATTACAGCGCCAATGCGCTGCCCAAATCGGCTGAGGACATCGGCATGGAATTACCCATGAGCGGTGCCGGTGGCAAGGTGACCGTGGACCTGGACGCGGGAGCCATCCTGATCACCTTCAACGACGCTGCCCACGCCAAGCTGCACGAGAGCTATCTGTACTTGCTCCCGGCCGTGAACCAGGATGGCAATCTGAGCTGGCGTTGCGGCAATGCCCTTGGCAATACCGAGGAATTGTTGGTGGAACTGGAGGATGGCATCGGAACGGACATTGCCGATCGCTATCTGCCGGCCTCCTGTCGGGCTGGCTGA
- a CDS encoding Na+/H+ antiporter subunit E has protein sequence MKHTISLSLLLATLWWVLSGYPKPILLGLGLFSVAFTVWLANRMDVIDRESHPVHLSRQLLVFWARLFVEIVVSNLQVVASILSPRRNNIQPHFLRVRSRQNTALGQVLLANSITLTPGTVTVGLDNGELLVHALSTASGAAVVEGQLDAMIPPDLEEIAS, from the coding sequence ATGAAACACACGATCAGTCTCAGTCTTCTTCTTGCGACGCTTTGGTGGGTGCTTTCCGGCTACCCCAAGCCCATCCTGCTGGGTCTGGGACTGTTCAGCGTCGCCTTCACGGTCTGGTTGGCGAATCGGATGGACGTCATCGACCGGGAAAGCCACCCGGTGCATCTCTCGCGTCAGCTCCTGGTGTTCTGGGCACGACTCTTCGTCGAGATCGTGGTCTCCAACCTTCAGGTGGTGGCATCGATCCTGTCGCCGCGTCGCAACAACATCCAACCACACTTCCTGCGCGTGCGCAGCCGCCAGAACACGGCACTCGGGCAAGTGTTGCTGGCGAACTCGATCACCTTGACGCCCGGAACCGTGACCGTGGGGCTGGACAATGGCGAATTGCTGGTTCACGCCTTGAGCACGGCGTCCGGAGCTGCGGTCGTCGAGGGCCAGCTGGACGCAATGATCCCGCCAGATCTGGAGGAAATCGCCTCGTGA
- a CDS encoding monovalent cation/H(+) antiporter subunit G produces the protein MSALDICIALLLWSGALLLVIAGIGLLRFPHFYSRLHAAGVVDTLAAALFLGGLVLKFGATLASVKLGLIFLFLLFTSPTACHALAYSAWISGLREPADSEEPPSSPN, from the coding sequence GTGAGCGCGCTGGATATCTGCATCGCGCTGCTGCTGTGGTCCGGTGCCCTGTTGCTGGTGATTGCCGGCATCGGTCTTTTGCGCTTTCCGCATTTCTATTCGCGCCTGCACGCGGCTGGTGTTGTCGACACCTTGGCTGCAGCCCTGTTTCTGGGCGGGCTAGTGCTGAAATTCGGGGCCACGCTGGCCTCGGTCAAGCTCGGGCTGATCTTCCTTTTCCTGCTGTTCACCAGCCCCACCGCCTGCCATGCGCTGGCCTATTCGGCCTGGATCAGCGGCTTGCGTGAACCTGCAGACTCCGAGGAGCCGCCGTCATCGCCGAACTGA
- a CDS encoding DUF4040 domain-containing protein, translating into MVITAIFVVRSRDLLVVVMVFGAYSLLSAGMFLVMDAADVAFTEAAVGAGVSTILMLMALSYTSRFERPIGRQWLPLAVVLVTGAVLVYGTLDLPRVGAPENVAHQHVAPRYLQESGEEIGIPNVVTSVLASYRGFDTLGEVAVVFTAGLGVFLLIGGVRRKSGH; encoded by the coding sequence ATGGTGATCACGGCGATCTTCGTCGTGCGCAGCCGCGACCTGCTGGTCGTGGTCATGGTATTTGGCGCCTACAGCCTGCTCTCTGCCGGCATGTTCCTGGTCATGGACGCGGCCGATGTGGCCTTTACCGAAGCCGCGGTCGGTGCCGGGGTATCGACCATTCTGATGCTGATGGCGCTGAGCTACACCAGTCGCTTTGAACGCCCAATCGGCCGCCAATGGTTGCCTCTGGCCGTGGTGCTGGTCACCGGCGCCGTGCTGGTCTACGGGACGCTGGATCTGCCCAGAGTCGGCGCCCCGGAGAACGTGGCGCACCAGCATGTGGCGCCGCGCTATCTGCAGGAGTCCGGTGAGGAAATCGGTATTCCCAACGTCGTCACCAGCGTCTTGGCCAGCTACCGTGGATTCGACACACTCGGCGAGGTCGCCGTGGTCTTCACGGCGGGCCTCGGCGTGTTTCTGCTGATCGGCGGCGTGCGCCGCAAGAGTGGCCACTGA